From the genome of Cellvibrio japonicus Ueda107, one region includes:
- a CDS encoding glucan biosynthesis protein: MTCKSSPTQTLFLSRRWLSLCALPFLLWHHNPLAQIAEPPKPNPVQESATLTDIAKPGLFDALSERARKLAKHDYEPIHANIPSELADMDYDQYRAIRFRPEAALWRGQSLFEIQLFHPGFLYREPIILHTAGDTPESVLQFKQAFFNYDGPAAPLAGLAPGNIGFAGFRVHYPLNSNEYKDEFLVFQGASYFRLIGPGLLYGLSARGLAIDTAEPKGEEFPVFREFWLIKPAAEENRLVIYALLDSPSISGAYRFEVLPGAPTEMNVEARLFARQDIVKLGVAPLTSMFMWGENHTRFVDDFRPEVHDSDGLLVAASNGEWIWRPLSNHRMLRVSSLSDENPRGFGLLQRDRDFEHYMDMEARYELRPSMWIMPQGDWGKGRIELVEIPSDSETNDNLVAYWVPAKAMKAGSSATYSYRLRSFDHFLPENAGAKVIRTRIGWGANPGQADPPPKSKRKFVVDFRGGELDNLSPDAPIEAVLQQSSGNISELTVRRLPDDRTWRASFKLEPDGNNYADMRLFLKLRDQRLSEVWSYVWYPDAL; the protein is encoded by the coding sequence TTGACCTGTAAATCGAGCCCCACCCAAACCCTTTTCCTATCGCGCCGCTGGCTGAGTCTCTGTGCCCTCCCATTTTTGCTATGGCACCACAACCCCCTGGCGCAAATAGCAGAGCCGCCCAAACCCAATCCCGTACAAGAATCCGCAACACTGACAGATATTGCCAAACCCGGGTTGTTCGATGCGCTTAGCGAGCGCGCCCGGAAACTGGCCAAACACGATTACGAACCGATCCACGCCAACATTCCCAGCGAATTGGCCGATATGGATTACGACCAGTATCGCGCTATTCGCTTCCGCCCTGAGGCAGCGCTGTGGCGCGGACAATCGCTGTTTGAAATCCAGCTATTTCACCCGGGCTTCCTCTATCGCGAACCGATTATCCTGCATACGGCAGGCGATACACCGGAGAGCGTCCTGCAATTTAAGCAGGCGTTTTTCAACTACGATGGCCCCGCGGCTCCGCTGGCCGGTTTGGCGCCAGGCAATATTGGCTTTGCAGGTTTTCGAGTGCATTACCCGCTCAATAGCAACGAGTACAAGGATGAGTTCCTGGTGTTCCAGGGCGCTTCCTATTTCCGCCTGATAGGCCCGGGACTGTTATACGGTTTGTCAGCGCGCGGGTTGGCAATAGACACCGCGGAACCCAAGGGCGAAGAATTCCCGGTTTTTCGCGAATTCTGGCTAATCAAACCGGCAGCGGAGGAAAACCGCCTGGTGATTTATGCCCTACTCGACAGCCCGTCCATTAGTGGCGCTTATCGTTTCGAGGTGCTACCCGGTGCACCTACCGAAATGAATGTGGAGGCGCGGCTTTTCGCGCGCCAGGATATTGTCAAACTGGGTGTGGCCCCGCTGACCAGTATGTTTATGTGGGGTGAAAACCACACGCGCTTTGTGGATGACTTCCGCCCCGAAGTCCACGACTCGGACGGCCTGTTAGTAGCGGCCTCCAATGGCGAATGGATCTGGCGCCCGCTCAGCAATCACCGCATGCTGCGTGTGTCTTCCCTATCCGACGAAAATCCACGTGGTTTTGGCCTGTTACAACGCGACCGGGACTTCGAACACTATATGGATATGGAGGCCCGTTATGAATTGCGGCCCAGCATGTGGATCATGCCGCAGGGCGATTGGGGCAAAGGCCGGATTGAGCTGGTGGAGATTCCCAGCGACAGCGAAACCAACGATAACCTTGTCGCCTATTGGGTGCCTGCCAAAGCCATGAAAGCCGGCAGCAGTGCCACCTATAGTTATCGCTTGCGCAGCTTCGACCATTTTTTACCTGAAAATGCGGGTGCCAAGGTGATTCGCACCCGCATCGGCTGGGGTGCCAATCCCGGTCAGGCAGACCCACCGCCGAAAAGCAAACGCAAGTTTGTGGTGGATTTTCGCGGCGGCGAGCTGGATAACTTATCACCTGACGCTCCCATAGAAGCCGTACTACAGCAAAGCTCGGGCAATATCAGCGAATTAACCGTGCGCCGCCTGCCCGATGATCGCACCTGGCGCGCCTCTTTCAAGCTGGAACCCGATGGCAATAACTACGCCGATATGCGCCTGTTCCTGAAACTGCGCGACCAGCGCTTAAGTGAAGTATGGAGCTATGTCTGGTACCCGGATGCGCTCTAA
- the trxA gene encoding thioredoxin TrxA translates to MSSDAIVHISDASFEQEVIAADIPVLVDFWAPWCGPCKMIAPILDDLAEQFEGKLKITKLNVDDNKESAAKFNVRGIPTLIIFKNGAAHATKVGALSKPQLVDFINGAL, encoded by the coding sequence ATGAGTAGTGACGCTATTGTCCATATCAGTGACGCCAGCTTTGAACAGGAAGTCATTGCTGCTGATATTCCTGTATTGGTTGATTTTTGGGCGCCTTGGTGTGGCCCTTGCAAGATGATTGCCCCCATTCTGGACGACCTGGCCGAGCAGTTTGAGGGTAAATTGAAAATTACCAAATTAAACGTGGATGACAACAAAGAGAGTGCTGCCAAGTTCAATGTGCGCGGTATTCCGACCCTGATCATCTTCAAGAACGGTGCTGCCCATGCCACCAAAGTGGGAGCCCTGAGTAAACCACAATTGGTCGATTTCATTAACGGTGCACTGTAA
- a CDS encoding response regulator, with protein MLNLKRYMRENPIVARLLGLIIISSSVITLFAILLQLHSNFNDDIAELEKRLDQVRISTLASITKSLWGFDQEQLNIQIHSVLDVDDVVQVSVTWHDWNNIKQHLVATNPHYSLKDLETKPSQFLVRDYPLIYEDSSTPPQELGVLTVTASLAGIYEKLWERAFFVALVQGTKTLIIALFIIWLVHTLLTRHIKIIANYTRNLNLESLTKPLKLQRMKMDSMPDELDNVVNAINHMRETLLDDIEQRHAIELALLSEKEEKLETRRQKNAAEDASRAKSQFLATMSHEIRTPMNGVIGMLDMLRDTPLDENQKHYIDVIHRSGETLLSIINDILDYSKIEAGKMQLEEMVFELDDLVENCIQLFGATANKRNIELFGGLNPDVPRRLRGDPTRLRQIIINLLGNAFKFTEEGFVSLEVGLDNTALQAEGRLMLRFVVQDSGIGIDPNSASNLFDSFNQADASTTRKYGGTGLGLAICKSLAELMGGRIGVKSAKGEGAQFWFTAQFDVQELASPSLTPDPTLKGKRLLMVETSAPLVTFTQRYCDHWGLLLETAFSAKQAVALLKHGLHAGEPFDFVAFDYSLPDATGFELAQWLRDAPDFTELPVFMFSGGDVYHDQAVMQRLAIHTVLRKPISVKALYRELIALLGHEAAPTVLPAEKVLARDKFAHLQVLVAEDNPVNRMVIKGLLGKLGIQPVFAENGREAVDLVHHGAQRFDLILMDCEMPEMDGFEATRNIRELERRSGRPAVPVVALTAHALQEHREAVFASGMNYYLAKPITFDSLYAAFDALGVVVNPENSASL; from the coding sequence ATGCTGAATCTTAAGCGCTACATGCGTGAAAATCCCATAGTGGCAAGGTTGCTGGGGCTGATCATCATCAGCAGCTCAGTCATCACCCTATTTGCCATTCTTCTTCAGCTGCACAGCAATTTTAATGATGATATCGCCGAGCTGGAAAAGCGCCTGGACCAGGTGCGTATCAGTACGCTGGCCAGTATCACCAAAAGCCTGTGGGGATTTGACCAGGAACAGCTGAACATCCAGATCCACAGCGTCCTGGATGTGGATGATGTGGTGCAGGTGAGTGTGACCTGGCACGACTGGAACAATATCAAGCAGCATTTGGTCGCAACCAATCCCCACTATTCGCTCAAGGATCTTGAGACCAAACCCAGCCAGTTCCTGGTGCGCGATTATCCCCTTATCTACGAAGACTCCAGTACCCCGCCCCAGGAGCTGGGCGTGTTGACGGTGACGGCCAGCCTGGCAGGTATCTATGAAAAGCTCTGGGAGCGCGCCTTTTTTGTGGCCCTGGTCCAGGGCACCAAAACCCTGATTATCGCACTCTTTATTATCTGGCTGGTTCACACCCTGTTGACCCGCCATATCAAAATCATTGCCAACTACACGCGTAACCTTAATTTGGAATCGCTGACCAAGCCGCTTAAATTGCAGCGTATGAAAATGGACTCCATGCCGGATGAGTTGGATAACGTCGTGAATGCCATCAACCATATGCGTGAGACCTTGCTGGACGATATTGAGCAACGCCATGCGATTGAATTGGCGCTCCTGTCAGAAAAGGAGGAAAAGCTCGAAACCCGTCGCCAGAAAAACGCGGCGGAAGATGCCAGTCGCGCCAAAAGCCAGTTCCTGGCAACCATGAGCCATGAGATTCGCACCCCGATGAATGGAGTCATCGGCATGCTGGATATGTTGCGCGACACCCCATTGGATGAAAACCAGAAGCACTATATCGATGTCATCCATCGCTCGGGTGAAACACTGCTGAGTATCATTAACGATATTCTCGACTACTCCAAAATCGAAGCCGGCAAGATGCAGTTGGAGGAAATGGTATTCGAACTGGATGATCTGGTTGAAAATTGCATCCAATTGTTTGGCGCCACTGCCAACAAACGCAATATTGAGCTATTTGGCGGCTTGAATCCCGATGTTCCCCGGCGTTTGCGCGGTGATCCAACCCGTTTGCGGCAGATTATTATTAACTTGCTGGGCAATGCCTTTAAATTTACCGAGGAGGGGTTTGTCTCCCTGGAGGTAGGCCTCGATAACACAGCCCTGCAGGCGGAAGGGCGCCTTATGCTGCGCTTTGTGGTTCAGGACAGTGGTATCGGTATAGATCCGAACAGTGCCAGTAACTTGTTTGACTCCTTTAATCAGGCAGATGCCTCTACTACCCGTAAATACGGTGGTACAGGGTTGGGATTGGCTATCTGTAAAAGCCTTGCCGAGTTAATGGGAGGCCGTATCGGCGTCAAGAGTGCCAAGGGGGAAGGCGCGCAGTTCTGGTTTACCGCCCAGTTTGATGTGCAGGAACTGGCTTCTCCGAGTCTAACCCCTGATCCGACCCTGAAGGGAAAACGGTTGTTAATGGTGGAAACCAGTGCGCCCCTGGTGACCTTTACCCAGCGTTATTGCGACCACTGGGGCTTGCTACTTGAAACGGCGTTCTCTGCAAAACAGGCTGTCGCTTTACTCAAACATGGATTACATGCCGGAGAGCCGTTTGATTTTGTGGCCTTTGACTATTCACTGCCGGATGCTACCGGATTCGAATTGGCTCAATGGCTGCGAGATGCCCCGGATTTTACCGAGCTGCCCGTTTTTATGTTTAGCGGTGGCGATGTCTACCACGACCAGGCAGTGATGCAACGGCTGGCGATCCATACGGTTTTGCGCAAGCCTATATCCGTCAAAGCACTTTACCGGGAGTTGATTGCATTGCTGGGGCATGAAGCGGCGCCCACTGTTCTCCCGGCAGAAAAAGTTCTCGCACGCGATAAGTTTGCCCACCTGCAAGTGTTGGTGGCAGAGGATAATCCGGTTAACCGTATGGTGATTAAAGGTCTTCTGGGTAAATTGGGAATTCAACCGGTATTTGCCGAGAATGGCCGCGAAGCGGTAGACCTGGTGCACCATGGTGCCCAGCGTTTTGACCTTATCCTGATGGATTGTGAGATGCCGGAAATGGATGGCTTTGAAGCCACGCGCAATATCCGTGAACTTGAACGGCGCAGCGGTCGTCCTGCCGTACCGGTTGTCGCATTGACCGCCCACGCCTTGCAGGAGCACCGCGAAGCCGTTTTCGCCAGCGGTATGAACTATTACCTGGCTAAACCCATCACTTTCGATAGCCTTTATGCGGCATTTGATGCGTTGGGGGTAGTCGTCAATCCGGAAAATAGCGCATCGCTATAG